Within Candidatus Stygibacter australis, the genomic segment AAAATGCTGCCGGCGCAAACGATAAATGAAGAGATAGCCAGCAGTATTATTCATGGGATTGGGATATTGATTTCCATCGCGGCACTTGTCCTGCTGGTGGTATTTTCATCGCTTTACGGAAACGTCAGACAAGTTGTCTCATTTTCCATATATGGCGGCTTAGCAGTCTATTTTTATCTCTGCTCCACATTTTATCACAGTCTAACACATTATAAGGCAAAACGGATTTTCCGCATCATGGAACAGACTGCCATATATCTGTTTATCGTCGGAACTATTACGCCAATTTCACTGACGATACTGGATTCACAATGGGGCTGGATACTTTTTTTGATAACTGCTGTTTTGGGAATAGCAGGTATTCTCAATCTATTTTTCAATACGAAGAATTCCAGTGATGTAGATTTTGCCATAGATTTGATTTTACTGCTTTTCCTCACAGTCTCATTGATCGTGAGTCTGAAATATTTCACACCCGAATTCAAATTATTTTTCATTCCAGGTTCCATACTATATGTATTTTCCTTCTGGCTAGGCAGCATGAATGGACTTAAATATAATCAGGCGTATGCTCATGTACTCTCACTTATCGGCACGGTCCTTCACTTCTTTGCCTTCTTTGGACTGATCAATATCGGCTGAAATCAGCATTTTGCCGGATAAGAAATTTAACTTTTCACCCTATCAGGATGAAAATGATAATTCTTCCGAATACTATACTATTATATCAAAAGAGTAATAAGTAGAAGTAAAATAATTTCATTTATAGCAAAAATCGATTAGTTTATACTATAAAATAGTAACAGGAGATTAGAATGAAAGGGAATATTTTGGGATTAATTTTGCTGATTTTGGCTGCGGGATTATTTGGGCAGGCACACGATCAGAGTGAGTATGATGAGTATCAGAAGTATCAAACAGACCCGACTCTGGAGAATTTTAAGAGTGCTCTGGATTATTATAGTACTTTGGATAATGAGACCGGGAAATTGCTGACTGCTTATCTTTATTATTCTGAATTAGAAAAAGCCCTGGATGAACTGGGCTCTGAACCTGACAGCTTGACCATGAAAACAAAATTTAATTATGCCAATCTACTGCTTGATCTGGGACGTTATGACGAGTGCATACCAATTTATGAATCCTTGAATGCTGAAAGTCCAGTGTGGGCATGTCCCTGGCGTCATAAGGGAGAAGCATTGTGGAAATCTGGTAATCTGGATGATGCAGAAGCAGCTCTCAAGCAATCAATCGAAGTACGCGAAAATCATTATGATGCCTATGTGATGTTGGCTCACGTGCTGCTTGAACAAGGCAAAGCACAAGAAGCCCTGACTACTTTGGAAAGGGGAATGCAATATGGGGCAGAAAATCCTGAATATTCTGAAAATGAAGAATTTGAAGCAGAAGTGAAAGCACTTCATGATGAGCTTATAAAGATGAGTAGTGAGAAGTGAACAGTGAGAAGTGAGAAGTGAATAATTTATTGACGGCTATATATGGGATCTATCTTGAGATAGCGCCGTATTTGTTTATTGGTTTAACATTTGCGGGATTGATGCATGTGCTTTTGAAGGG encodes:
- a CDS encoding tetratricopeptide repeat protein, which gives rise to MKGNILGLILLILAAGLFGQAHDQSEYDEYQKYQTDPTLENFKSALDYYSTLDNETGKLLTAYLYYSELEKALDELGSEPDSLTMKTKFNYANLLLDLGRYDECIPIYESLNAESPVWACPWRHKGEALWKSGNLDDAEAALKQSIEVRENHYDAYVMLAHVLLEQGKAQEALTTLERGMQYGAENPEYSENEEFEAEVKALHDELIKMSSEK
- a CDS encoding hemolysin III family protein; amino-acid sequence: KMLPAQTINEEIASSIIHGIGILISIAALVLLVVFSSLYGNVRQVVSFSIYGGLAVYFYLCSTFYHSLTHYKAKRIFRIMEQTAIYLFIVGTITPISLTILDSQWGWILFLITAVLGIAGILNLFFNTKNSSDVDFAIDLILLLFLTVSLIVSLKYFTPEFKLFFIPGSILYVFSFWLGSMNGLKYNQAYAHVLSLIGTVLHFFAFFGLINIG